The Solenopsis invicta isolate M01_SB chromosome 12, UNIL_Sinv_3.0, whole genome shotgun sequence genome window below encodes:
- the LOC120359124 gene encoding uncharacterized protein LOC120359124 encodes MVRLEIERFRFNRLLLLAIGLWPFQKSKFAQVQFPVFLIILITFIIFQFTTFVTSDCTTDFIIKIISSTTFFIFLTVKYNSFWINADTVKLSLEQILHTYNELKNKNEIAILENYGKVAQLYTAVLTIFGVCYMSVFFILQMWPLIIGVILSMNHSRLHPRIYIATEYFVNQEDYYFLIFLHLNAAMWIGITAIIAIGTMFLTYFWYICGMFNIASLRIQRAMMTSILQNITQENEILIYKGIIYAIDIHRKATEFSQFFIKSFEGSFFFLIAFGIVSLSSSFVEITSVNNIEEFLPFSIIIITVYVYLILANYTAQEVMDHNKRVFATVYNVQWYIAPLHIQKILIFLLLRGNKAFNLNLGGLFVGSLESAAMLSSASVTYFTVLYSIR; translated from the exons ATGGTTCGTCTTGAGATAGAACGCTTTCGGTTCAATCGATTACTTTTGCTCGCAATTGGTTTATGGCCTTTTCAGAAATCGAAGTTTGCTCAAGTTCAATTTCCAGTATTTCTTATCAttctaataacttttataatatttcag tTTACAACATTTGTGACCTCAGACTGCACAACTGATTTCATCATAAAGATTATATCTTCCACgactttcttcatttttttgacaGTTAAATATAACTCGTTCTGGATTAATGCCGATACG GTAAAGTTATCACTGGAACAAATTCTACATACTTATAacgaattaaaaaacaaaaatgaaattgcTATCTTAGAAAATTATGGCAAAGTAGCACAATTATATACGGCTGTACTTACAA TATTTGGTGTATGCTATATGTCTGTTTTTTTCATACTGCAAATGTGGCCCCTTATTATCGGGGTAATTCTGTCTATGAACCATTCCCGACTACATCCAAGGATTTATATCGCAacagaatattttgttaatCAAGAAGactattactttttaatttttttacacttaaacGCAGCCATGTGGATAGGAATAACTGCAATAATAGCAATAGGAACGATGTTCTTAACATATTTTTGGTATATTTGTGGAATGTTTAATATTGCCAG tctTCGTATTCAAAGAGCAATGATGACAAGTATACTTCAAAATATTACTCAAGaaaacgaaattttaatttacaaaggaATAATCTACGCAATAGATATTCATCGCAAAGCTACAGA gttttctcaattttttataaagagcTTTGAGGgatcattcttttttttaatagcgtTTGGCATAGTTTCCTTGAGCAGCAGTTTCGTTGAA attacgtctgttaataatattgaagaatttttgccatttagtataataataattactgtgTACGTGTACCTGATTTTGGCTAACTACACCGCTCAAGAAGTTATGGATCACAATAAACGTGTATTTGCTACTGT atATAACGTTCAATGGTACATAGCACCTTTACATATACAGAAAATACTAATATTTCTATTGCTAAGAGGTAATAAAGCTTTTAATTTGAATCTTGGTGGATTGTTTGTGGGATCTTTAGAAAGTGCTGCTAtg cTATCAAGTGCTTCGGTAACTTACTTTACCGTTTTGTATTCAATACggtga
- the LOC113004047 gene encoding uncharacterized protein LOC113004047 translates to MVRLEIERFRLNRLLLLAIGLWPFQKSKFAQVQFPVFLIILITFIVFQFTTFVTSDCTTDFIIKIISFTTFFIFLTVKYNSFWINADTVKLSLEQILYTYNELKNKNEIDILENYGKVAQLYTAILTIISLCLISVSFILQMWPLIIGVILSMNNSRLHPRNYITTEYFVNQEDYHFLIFLHLNAAICIGITAILAVGTMFLTYFWYICGMFNIASLRIEKAMMTSILQNITQENEILIYKGIIYAIDIHRKATEFSQFFIKSFEGSFFFLIAFGIVSLSSSFVEIASVNNVEEFLQFSIIIVTVYVYLVLANYTAQEIIDHNERVFATVYNVQWYTAPLHIQKILIFLLLRGNKAFNLNLGGLFVGSLESAAMLSSASVTYFTVLYSIR, encoded by the exons ATGGTTCGTCTCGAGATAGAACGCTTTCGGTTAAATCGATTACTTTTGCTCGCAATTGGTTTATGGCCTTTTCAGAAATCGAAGTTTGCTCAAGTTCAATTTCCAGTATTTCTTATCATTCTAATAACTTTTATAGTATTTCAg tTTACAACATTTGTGACCTCAGATTGTACAACTGATTTCATCATAAAGATTATATCTTTCACgactttcttcatttttttgacaGTTAAATATAACTCGTTCTGGATTAATGCCGATACG GTGAAGTTATCACTGGAACAAATTCTATATACTTATAacgaattaaaaaacaaaaatgaaattgataTCTTAGAAAATTACGGCAAAGTAGCACAATTATATACGGCTATACTTACaa TAATTAGTTTGTGCCTTATATCTGTTTCTTTCATACTGCAAATGTGGCCCCTTATTATTGGGGTAATTCTGTCTATGAACAATTCCCGTCTACATCCAAGGAATTATATCACAacagaatattttgttaatCAAGAAGACtatcactttttaatttttttacacttaaacGCAGCCATATGTATAGGAATAACTGCAATACTAGCAGTAGGAACGATGTTCTTAACATATTTTTGGTATATTTGCGGAATGTTTAATATTGCCAG TCTTCGTATTGAAAAAGCAATGATGACAAGTATActtcaaaatattacacaagaaaacgaaattttaatttacaaaggaATAATCTACGCAATAGATATTCATCGCAAAGCTACAGA GttctctcaattttttataaagagcTTTGAgggatcgtttttttttttaatagcgttTGGCATAGTTTCCTTGAGCAGCAGTTTTGTTGAa aTTGCGTCTGTTAATAATGTTGAggaatttttgcaatttagtATAATAATTGTTACTGTGTACGTGTACCTGGTTTTGGCTAACTATACCGCTCAAGAAATTATCGATCACAATGAACGTGTATTTGCTACTGT atATAACGTTCAATGGTACACAGCACCTTTACATATACAGAAAATACTAATATTTCTATTGCTAAGAGGTAATAAAGCTTTTAATTTGAATCTTGGTGGATTGTTTGTGGGATCTTTAGAAAGTGCTGCTAtg cTATCAAGTGCTTCGGTAACTTACTTTACCGTTTTGTATTCAATACGGTGA